A genome region from Pseudoalteromonas tetraodonis includes the following:
- a CDS encoding glutathione S-transferase family protein, protein MGLLVNGEWVDKWYDTEKSDGKFVRQDSRFRDTISSAPQSKFTPEAGRYHLYVSLACPWAHRTIIFRKLKQLEDIISMSIVEAPMMENGWEFGEQGDPLYNLDYAYQLYLKADPSYEGRVTVPILWDKKTQTIVNNESIEIIRMLNSAFNELTGNTDDYYPEPLREEIEAVNNRVYNTINNGVYKAGFATTQEAYNEAYTALFDSLDWLEARLAKQRYLVGDVITEADWRLFTTLIRFDAVYHGHFKCNRQKLSEFHHISNYVNELYQVPGVKETVDLEYTKVHYYVSHLTINPTQIVPLGAKHHFDAPHDRERPY, encoded by the coding sequence ATGGGATTACTTGTTAACGGTGAATGGGTCGATAAATGGTACGACACTGAAAAAAGCGACGGTAAATTTGTACGTCAAGACAGCCGTTTTAGGGATACTATTTCATCAGCGCCACAAAGCAAATTTACCCCTGAGGCGGGGCGTTATCATTTATATGTATCGCTAGCGTGCCCTTGGGCGCACAGAACGATTATTTTTCGTAAATTAAAGCAGCTCGAAGACATTATTTCTATGAGTATTGTTGAAGCGCCCATGATGGAAAACGGCTGGGAATTTGGCGAGCAGGGCGATCCACTTTATAACTTAGATTACGCCTATCAATTGTATTTAAAAGCCGATCCTAGTTATGAAGGGCGGGTTACTGTGCCGATTTTATGGGATAAAAAAACGCAAACTATTGTAAATAATGAATCAATAGAGATTATTCGTATGCTTAATAGTGCGTTTAATGAGCTCACTGGCAATACTGATGATTATTATCCAGAGCCACTTCGTGAAGAAATTGAAGCCGTGAATAACCGTGTCTATAACACCATTAATAATGGCGTATATAAAGCCGGTTTTGCTACTACACAAGAAGCTTACAACGAGGCTTACACCGCACTATTTGATAGTTTAGACTGGCTAGAAGCGCGTTTAGCTAAGCAGCGCTATCTCGTTGGTGATGTTATTACAGAAGCTGATTGGCGTTTATTTACAACCCTCATTCGCTTTGATGCGGTGTATCACGGGCATTTTAAGTGTAACCGTCAAAAATTAAGCGAGTTTCACCATATTAGCAATTACGTTAACGAGCTGTACCAAGTACCGGGTGTTAAAGAAACAGTCGATTTAGAGTACACAAAGGTGCATTACTATGTAAGCCACTTAACGATTAATCCAACACAAATAGTACCGCTGGGTGCAAAGCATCATTTTGATGCTCCACACGACCGTGAACGTCCATATTAA
- a CDS encoding DoxX family protein — translation MTIKNITAAITKTEQSFATLPLRLIAGLVFSAHGAQKLFAWFGGYGLEGTGQWMESIGLAPGYLMALMAGGAEFFGGLLLIVGLLVRPASFVLAITMVVAIFTVHIDNGLFMSNNGYEFGLSLLAITLALFIQGAGKLSLDGKIHNKLNQ, via the coding sequence ATGACGATTAAAAATATCACAGCTGCCATCACAAAAACTGAACAGTCTTTTGCAACACTACCATTAAGGCTTATTGCAGGATTAGTGTTTAGTGCTCATGGGGCACAAAAACTGTTTGCGTGGTTTGGTGGCTATGGCTTGGAAGGCACAGGGCAATGGATGGAGTCGATTGGCTTAGCACCGGGCTATTTAATGGCATTAATGGCGGGTGGCGCTGAATTTTTTGGTGGATTACTACTCATCGTTGGTTTGTTGGTGCGTCCTGCGAGTTTTGTACTGGCTATCACTATGGTGGTTGCTATTTTTACCGTACATATAGATAACGGCTTATTTATGAGCAACAACGGTTACGAGTTTGGTTTATCGTTGTTGGCAATTACCTTGGCCTTATTTATTCAAGGAGCTGGAAAGCTATCCCTTGATGGAAAAATTCATAACAAATTAAACCAATAA
- a CDS encoding LysR substrate-binding domain-containing protein codes for MNTPPISIEALLVLDAIEHRGSYAAAAEQLNKVPSALSYIVNKLEEQLNVTLFQRQGRRAVLTPAGKHLLSEGRKVLNAINNLSEQTQTIANGWEPRIRIACDSIIDVTNVFAALQQFLIEHKSIEIDVKEEVMSGTWEALIEDNVDLVIGAPAPVPAQKGIRAVKITDIQNVLVVHPTHPLAKEQKPIKPSELGQYTTVIVHDSAKQSIPWSANLIEGSQRFYVSSVKQKITAILSGIGIGYLPVNLIAEHIKAKKLHVVELIEPRPIQDLYLAWKITNKGKGLKKLTQLLIDNNLQT; via the coding sequence ATGAATACACCCCCTATTAGCATAGAAGCTTTACTGGTATTAGACGCCATTGAGCATCGTGGCAGTTATGCAGCCGCTGCAGAACAACTTAATAAAGTGCCATCAGCCCTGTCGTATATTGTTAATAAACTTGAAGAGCAATTAAATGTAACTTTATTTCAGCGCCAAGGTCGGCGAGCAGTTTTAACCCCCGCAGGTAAACATTTACTGAGCGAGGGGCGTAAAGTGCTCAATGCTATAAATAATTTATCGGAGCAAACACAAACCATAGCTAATGGCTGGGAGCCTAGAATACGGATTGCTTGTGACTCAATTATTGACGTAACTAATGTTTTTGCTGCTTTGCAACAATTTTTAATTGAACATAAAAGCATTGAAATTGATGTAAAAGAAGAGGTGATGAGCGGTACATGGGAGGCGTTAATAGAGGACAATGTTGACTTAGTGATTGGTGCACCCGCCCCCGTGCCTGCTCAAAAAGGGATCAGAGCAGTGAAAATAACGGATATTCAAAATGTACTTGTGGTTCACCCAACCCACCCTTTAGCAAAAGAGCAAAAACCCATCAAGCCTAGTGAGCTTGGTCAATACACCACAGTGATAGTTCATGACTCTGCAAAACAAAGTATTCCGTGGTCAGCTAATTTAATCGAAGGTAGTCAACGTTTTTATGTAAGCTCCGTAAAACAAAAAATTACCGCTATTTTATCGGGAATCGGGATTGGTTATTTACCAGTAAACCTTATTGCTGAACATATTAAAGCTAAAAAACTTCATGTTGTGGAGCTCATTGAACCACGTCCTATTCAAGACTTATACCTTGCATGGAAAATAACCAACAAAGGTAAAGGATTAAAAAAATTGACTCAACTTTTAATCGACAATAATTTACAGACATGA
- a CDS encoding HDOD domain-containing protein: MFVVNEQVLSDVNKNFIIPPKPQILDDLDRLAHQNEPSLMAAADIVAKDVAISSAILKIVNSPAYGLVRSIADIKQAIMFLGWNGIEALIPALKLKQMFLQKTCCISLERFWDNASEIANVNMIVGQRVKNKIPVEYLYTLGLFHDCGIVPMAIKYDDYVNVLHGSNRSSKESLVDIEDRVYGANHAIIGYYLASSWHLPRDICQLILRHHDLSLLEDTSDPNQQLCFCVLKLSESIVNSILRDEKIKDWERLEPFILKKLNMSEDEYIDLQEEVIDYLNQ, encoded by the coding sequence ATGTTTGTCGTTAATGAGCAGGTATTATCTGATGTAAACAAAAACTTTATTATTCCCCCAAAACCGCAAATTTTAGATGATCTTGATAGATTAGCACATCAAAATGAGCCGTCTTTAATGGCTGCTGCAGATATAGTTGCTAAAGATGTGGCCATATCGTCTGCTATTTTAAAAATTGTTAATTCACCCGCTTACGGCTTAGTGCGAAGCATTGCTGACATAAAACAAGCCATCATGTTTTTAGGTTGGAATGGTATAGAAGCACTTATTCCTGCGCTTAAATTAAAGCAAATGTTTTTACAAAAAACATGTTGTATTAGTTTAGAGCGTTTTTGGGATAACGCGTCTGAAATTGCTAATGTAAACATGATTGTTGGACAGCGAGTAAAAAATAAAATTCCAGTTGAATATTTATACACACTCGGTTTATTTCATGATTGCGGCATAGTTCCGATGGCGATTAAATATGACGACTACGTCAATGTGCTGCATGGTTCAAATAGAAGCAGTAAAGAAAGTTTAGTTGATATTGAAGATCGTGTTTATGGCGCTAATCATGCCATTATCGGCTATTACTTAGCATCGAGTTGGCATTTACCAAGAGATATTTGCCAGCTTATTCTACGCCATCATGATTTAAGTTTACTTGAGGACACATCCGATCCTAATCAACAGCTCTGTTTTTGTGTGTTAAAGCTCTCTGAAAGCATAGTAAATAGTATTTTACGTGATGAAAAAATTAAAGATTGGGAGCGCCTTGAACCGTTTATACTTAAAAAGTTAAATATGTCTGAAGACGAATACATTGATTTACAAGAAGAAGTTATTGATTACTTAAATCAGTAA
- a CDS encoding porin: MTPMKPLALAVAMVVFSHPAHADTDLDKVKQQLSSLQKQVEMLQKQLAKAEQKSEKTIERTIEQKEDIAEVKVTKHEHKPQGIKIGGAVRTNYSHTSYDDDNKNRGGDFDFDIFRLNFSGDVGDVKLNAEIRFFDYMTAVKYAYAAYDFADDWQVQAGITQVPFGNWPYNSHNYFFSTNYYVGLEDDHDLGVLFKRKIADNWQLDLGFFKNDELGGVDGYVDNRSDRYSYDIVGFREAGDGVYAEPTNPIGEYNTFSGRYGYHIEHEGGKTEIGVSALAGGLHDGVDRAGDYNAWALHLNSNMGPWNLQLQHGEYNYDIDNVNRIAVGAYSFYDSMAAEATMSSANVAYSVPVQWGAVTNLQFYNDYSAIYDKSDNSKDTWMNVTGFSVAAGGLFTYFDLVHGKNMPFVGGSLAGDSSETERRFNINIGYYF; encoded by the coding sequence ATGACACCTATGAAACCTTTAGCACTGGCAGTGGCTATGGTTGTTTTTTCACATCCGGCACATGCAGATACAGATCTTGATAAAGTAAAGCAGCAATTAAGCAGCTTACAAAAACAAGTGGAAATGCTGCAAAAGCAACTTGCAAAAGCAGAGCAAAAAAGTGAAAAGACAATCGAGCGCACCATTGAACAGAAAGAAGATATAGCTGAAGTTAAAGTAACTAAACATGAACACAAGCCTCAGGGAATTAAAATTGGCGGTGCTGTTCGAACCAACTATAGCCACACCTCGTATGATGACGACAATAAAAATCGCGGCGGCGATTTTGACTTTGATATTTTTCGCTTAAATTTCTCAGGCGATGTGGGTGATGTAAAACTAAACGCTGAAATTCGTTTTTTTGATTACATGACAGCTGTTAAATACGCCTATGCTGCTTACGATTTTGCTGATGATTGGCAAGTTCAAGCAGGTATTACTCAGGTTCCTTTTGGTAACTGGCCTTACAATTCACATAACTACTTTTTCAGCACTAACTATTACGTTGGCCTTGAAGACGACCACGATTTAGGGGTGTTATTTAAGCGTAAAATTGCCGATAACTGGCAGCTTGATTTAGGCTTTTTCAAAAATGATGAATTAGGTGGTGTTGATGGTTATGTAGATAACCGCAGCGATCGCTACTCATACGATATTGTTGGTTTTAGAGAAGCTGGTGATGGTGTTTACGCTGAGCCGACCAATCCAATTGGCGAATATAATACGTTCTCAGGTCGTTACGGCTACCACATAGAGCATGAGGGTGGTAAAACTGAAATTGGTGTGTCAGCGCTTGCTGGTGGCTTGCATGATGGTGTTGACCGCGCAGGTGACTATAACGCATGGGCGCTTCACTTAAACAGTAATATGGGCCCTTGGAACTTGCAATTACAACATGGCGAATACAACTACGATATTGATAACGTAAACCGTATTGCTGTAGGCGCTTACTCGTTTTACGATAGCATGGCAGCGGAAGCAACTATGTCGAGTGCAAACGTAGCATACAGTGTGCCGGTGCAATGGGGCGCAGTAACAAACTTACAGTTTTATAATGACTACAGCGCTATTTACGACAAATCAGACAACAGCAAAGATACCTGGATGAACGTAACCGGTTTCTCGGTCGCTGCAGGTGGTTTATTTACATACTTTGACTTAGTTCATGGTAAAAACATGCCGTTTGTTGGTGGTTCATTAGCGGGCGATAGCAGCGAAACTGAACGCCGCTTCAACATTAATATTGGCTATTACTTCTAA
- a CDS encoding SPFH domain-containing protein, with amino-acid sequence MDSEQQAVAEAKNTSFMARFGRRNVILLTSVVVVLAVIATLTSQVISWNEADERLVHQSAFTGNLTVINQAGPYLKAFGTTSAYKKVISINFTGDSSATASAIVPLIPIRFLDTTTGGARGVSRFRLPGNVPASESGALRGLLKIHEEFGSQETLISNLLMRATTENVKASARMMSVEQHYSGGNGQLSQDFSDQLTNGIFVTEQIISTGERDKSDDLSNLSKQQRVTINIKKDAEGNPLRNAPILGSYGITVVDASIIDIDYENKVNARLEAQKQAAADEALARQNLKKAEQQARTEVALGEQAIAKQRAESEKLKIKEQIDAERIKANAIISAQQRVAVKAELAKEQEEILKQQRLEALGMDVLAEARLRAKSAALDPKYVFDETLKAEVKIQTALFNSLGNSRLVPEIVIGAGQGEQNNGSEFMRLLAADAALSLKKRLEKEKK; translated from the coding sequence ATGGATAGCGAGCAACAAGCAGTCGCTGAGGCAAAAAACACCTCATTTATGGCACGTTTTGGTCGTCGTAATGTGATTTTACTAACATCCGTTGTCGTGGTGTTAGCAGTGATTGCAACATTAACGTCGCAGGTTATTTCATGGAATGAAGCCGATGAACGGCTAGTTCATCAGTCAGCTTTTACTGGTAATTTAACGGTAATAAATCAAGCGGGCCCTTACTTAAAAGCATTTGGTACGACATCAGCCTATAAAAAAGTTATTTCAATTAACTTTACCGGCGATAGCAGCGCAACAGCCAGTGCCATTGTACCACTCATTCCTATTCGATTCTTAGATACCACGACCGGTGGGGCACGCGGTGTTTCCCGCTTTAGATTACCTGGCAACGTACCCGCTAGTGAATCGGGTGCTTTGCGTGGTTTATTAAAAATTCATGAAGAATTTGGTTCCCAAGAAACCCTAATTTCTAACCTTTTAATGCGTGCAACAACAGAAAATGTAAAAGCGTCGGCTCGTATGATGTCGGTGGAGCAACATTATTCAGGTGGTAATGGTCAATTAAGCCAAGATTTTTCTGATCAACTTACGAATGGTATTTTTGTTACTGAGCAAATTATTAGTACCGGTGAGCGTGATAAGTCAGATGATTTAAGTAATTTAAGTAAGCAACAACGCGTTACCATTAATATAAAGAAGGATGCTGAAGGTAATCCGCTACGTAATGCGCCTATTTTAGGCTCTTATGGGATCACAGTCGTTGATGCGAGTATTATTGATATTGATTACGAAAATAAAGTAAATGCACGTTTAGAGGCGCAAAAACAAGCGGCTGCTGATGAAGCGCTGGCAAGACAAAACCTTAAAAAAGCAGAGCAACAAGCACGTACTGAAGTGGCATTAGGCGAACAAGCGATTGCAAAGCAAAGAGCTGAGTCTGAAAAGCTAAAAATTAAAGAGCAAATTGATGCAGAACGAATAAAAGCGAATGCGATTATTTCTGCCCAGCAACGTGTAGCTGTTAAAGCGGAGCTTGCAAAAGAGCAAGAAGAAATTTTAAAACAGCAACGCTTAGAAGCATTAGGTATGGACGTTTTAGCTGAAGCACGTTTACGCGCAAAATCAGCAGCGCTTGATCCTAAGTATGTATTTGATGAAACACTTAAAGCAGAAGTTAAAATTCAAACGGCTTTATTTAATAGCTTAGGTAACAGTCGCTTAGTGCCTGAAATTGTTATAGGTGCAGGGCAGGGTGAGCAAAATAATGGTTCTGAATTTATGCGCTTACTGGCGGCCGACGCGGCATTGAGCCTTAAGAAGCGTTTAGAAAAAGAGAAAAAATAA
- a CDS encoding methanolan biosynthesis protein EpsI — translation MIFYIIGLSTLVIILCVALYVIYSNVRKSRVRKSKEYNVLFDKDTIIDELIAQLSEKNQTQENQEKTIKGKQEILATFVDLHRSGSFCAHLSEQEITYFVKKKLNMESTKNG, via the coding sequence ATGATTTTTTATATTATTGGGTTAAGTACGCTTGTTATTATTTTGTGTGTGGCGCTTTATGTGATTTACAGCAATGTACGTAAGAGCCGAGTAAGAAAGTCAAAAGAATATAATGTGTTATTTGATAAAGACACCATTATTGATGAACTTATTGCTCAACTTAGCGAGAAAAACCAAACCCAAGAAAACCAGGAAAAAACAATTAAAGGCAAACAAGAGATCCTTGCAACATTTGTAGATTTGCATCGATCGGGTAGTTTTTGTGCGCATTTAAGCGAACAAGAAATTACGTATTTTGTTAAAAAGAAACTAAACATGGAGAGTACTAAAAATGGATAG
- a CDS encoding alpha/beta fold hydrolase codes for MKLIIKTTLFWVLITSTAVFAELAKVKVNGFDIEYEMAGSGKHTVLLEAGGSAGLSDWDPIYNSLIKHAKVIRYSRIGNGGSSQIKKNYSSEEYATEALLLLKALKIEEPVVYVAHSYGAYIARVFAASYPDNIKALMLIEPASEHDVDIMRKIDLPRAEKEIAAIKRDDMKNGMSNQYLDFWSKRPLPDYPQIADIPVTVIASVKKYENPSVLFFTDKGREMWGELHLNWANAFPQGEIVLTSKSYHYPQNDEPEMVITQLVRLLNRTD; via the coding sequence ATGAAACTAATAATAAAAACGACTCTATTTTGGGTATTAATCACCTCTACCGCTGTGTTTGCTGAGCTTGCTAAAGTTAAAGTAAATGGCTTTGATATTGAATATGAAATGGCGGGTAGTGGTAAACACACTGTTTTACTTGAGGCGGGGGGCTCTGCAGGGCTGAGTGATTGGGATCCCATTTATAACTCGCTTATCAAGCATGCAAAAGTAATTCGCTATTCTCGAATTGGCAATGGCGGCTCTTCGCAAATAAAGAAAAACTATAGCTCAGAGGAGTATGCTACTGAGGCTTTACTATTACTTAAAGCGTTAAAAATTGAAGAGCCGGTAGTTTATGTGGCGCATTCTTATGGTGCTTATATCGCAAGGGTATTTGCAGCAAGCTACCCCGATAACATTAAAGCGTTAATGTTAATTGAACCCGCCTCAGAGCATGATGTTGATATTATGCGTAAGATTGATTTACCGCGCGCTGAAAAAGAAATTGCTGCTATAAAACGTGATGATATGAAAAACGGCATGTCGAATCAGTATTTAGACTTTTGGTCGAAGCGGCCTTTGCCCGATTACCCACAAATAGCAGATATTCCCGTGACGGTTATTGCCTCAGTTAAAAAATATGAAAATCCATCGGTGTTATTTTTTACTGATAAAGGGCGTGAAATGTGGGGAGAACTGCATTTAAACTGGGCTAATGCTTTTCCTCAAGGTGAGATAGTGCTAACCAGTAAAAGTTACCACTATCCACAAAATGATGAGCCAGAAATGGTGATCACCCAGCTAGTCAGGTTACTTAATCGCACTGATTAA
- the sbcB gene encoding exodeoxyribonuclease I has protein sequence MAYQEQNQATIYWHDYETWGASPQKDKPSQFAGVRTDLDLNIIGEPLIEYCKPQADYLPHPEACLITGITPQVAMQKGLVEAEFIAKIHAEFSVPNTCVAGYNSIRFDDEVSRYSFYRNFYDPYEREYKNNNSRWDIIDLVRACYALRPEGIEWPLKEDGSPSFKLEHLTVANGIEHAAAHDALSDVTATIALAKLIKEKQPKLYHFFFSLRNKKALAELVDVFNMTPLVHTSSRIPATQGCTTWVAPMSFHPLNKNAVICFDLTQNPQVLLDLNVEELRKRLYTKRIDLAEGDLPVGLKLVHLNKCPILAPAKTLLPENAARLGIDREQCLTNLAILKANTELRDKVTEVFNEQGDYSATTNVDYLLYDGFTSHADKAKFAIIRDAKPEDLASLKLEFEDPKFNTLLFRYRARNWPQTLNQQELDQWRQYCQSKLMHGEDQPSISAQDFMITLENLAHEHDDSEKNLTILKALYNYAQSM, from the coding sequence ATGGCTTATCAAGAGCAAAACCAAGCAACAATCTACTGGCACGACTATGAAACGTGGGGGGCAAGCCCACAAAAAGATAAGCCGAGCCAATTTGCAGGTGTACGCACCGATCTTGATTTAAATATTATTGGCGAGCCGCTTATTGAGTACTGTAAGCCGCAAGCGGATTATTTACCGCATCCTGAGGCGTGTTTAATCACCGGTATTACCCCGCAAGTGGCGATGCAAAAAGGCTTAGTTGAGGCTGAGTTTATTGCTAAAATTCATGCCGAATTTAGCGTGCCCAATACCTGTGTAGCTGGTTATAACAGTATTCGCTTTGATGATGAAGTAAGCCGATATAGCTTTTATCGTAACTTTTACGACCCATATGAGCGTGAATATAAAAACAATAACAGTCGTTGGGATATTATAGATTTAGTGCGTGCCTGCTATGCACTTCGCCCTGAGGGCATTGAGTGGCCATTAAAAGAAGATGGCAGCCCAAGTTTTAAACTTGAGCATTTAACTGTAGCTAATGGTATTGAACATGCCGCTGCGCACGATGCATTAAGTGATGTAACGGCTACCATTGCACTGGCTAAATTAATAAAAGAAAAGCAGCCTAAGCTGTATCACTTCTTTTTTAGTTTGCGCAATAAAAAAGCCCTTGCTGAATTGGTGGACGTGTTTAACATGACCCCATTAGTGCATACATCGTCGCGTATTCCAGCAACCCAGGGTTGTACCACGTGGGTGGCACCTATGAGCTTTCATCCTCTTAATAAAAACGCAGTTATTTGTTTTGATTTAACCCAAAACCCACAGGTATTACTTGATTTAAATGTAGAAGAGCTACGCAAGCGTTTATACACCAAACGTATAGATTTAGCAGAGGGTGATTTACCCGTAGGTTTAAAGCTGGTGCATTTAAACAAGTGCCCTATTTTAGCACCAGCTAAAACACTGCTGCCTGAAAACGCTGCTCGCTTGGGTATTGACCGAGAGCAATGCTTGACTAATTTAGCCATTTTAAAAGCCAATACCGAGCTTCGCGATAAAGTCACTGAGGTATTTAATGAGCAAGGCGATTACAGCGCCACCACGAACGTGGATTACTTATTATATGATGGGTTTACTAGCCATGCTGATAAAGCTAAATTTGCGATTATTCGTGATGCAAAACCTGAAGACTTGGCAAGTTTAAAGCTTGAATTTGAAGATCCTAAATTTAATACTTTGTTGTTTAGATACCGCGCGCGAAACTGGCCACAAACGCTAAACCAACAAGAGCTTGATCAATGGCGTCAATATTGCCAAAGCAAGTTAATGCATGGCGAAGATCAGCCATCAATCAGCGCACAAGATTTTATGATCACCCTTGAAAACCTAGCGCATGAGCATGATGACAGCGAAAAAAATCTTACAATTTTAAAAGCGCTGTATAACTACGCGCAAAGCATGTAA
- a CDS encoding NAD(P)-dependent oxidoreductase, with protein MSVKIAFIGLGVMGYPMAGHLAKAGHSVCVYNRTAAKAQKWVEDFNGSFAPTPREAASGADMVFMCVGNDDDLRSVVYGDDGVLAGMDKNTILIDHTTTSAEVAREVAAKAALQHIDFIDAPVSGGQAGAENGVLTVMAGGNETVFAKAQPIMAAFSRFSQLLGEVGSGQLCKMVNQICIAGVVQGLAEGLHFAKQAGLDGEKVIETISKGAAGSWQMENRYKTMWAGEYEFGFAVDWMRKDLGIALDEAKNNGATLPMTATVDQYYADVQALGGGRYDTSSLLARIEALHKK; from the coding sequence ATGTCAGTAAAAATTGCATTTATAGGTTTAGGCGTAATGGGTTACCCAATGGCAGGGCATCTAGCAAAAGCGGGGCACAGCGTATGTGTTTATAACCGCACAGCAGCTAAAGCACAAAAATGGGTTGAAGATTTTAACGGCAGTTTTGCACCTACCCCGCGTGAAGCTGCAAGTGGTGCCGATATGGTATTTATGTGTGTTGGCAATGACGACGACTTACGGTCAGTGGTATACGGCGATGATGGCGTTTTAGCTGGTATGGACAAAAACACGATTTTAATCGATCACACAACTACTTCTGCTGAGGTAGCGCGTGAAGTTGCGGCAAAAGCGGCTTTACAGCATATCGACTTTATTGATGCGCCAGTATCGGGCGGTCAAGCAGGTGCTGAAAACGGGGTATTAACCGTTATGGCCGGTGGCAACGAAACGGTATTTGCTAAAGCACAACCTATCATGGCGGCGTTTAGCCGTTTTAGCCAGTTATTAGGGGAAGTTGGATCTGGACAATTATGTAAAATGGTTAATCAAATTTGTATTGCTGGTGTGGTACAAGGCTTAGCTGAGGGCTTACATTTTGCTAAACAAGCAGGGCTTGATGGCGAAAAAGTAATAGAAACCATTTCTAAAGGCGCAGCTGGTTCGTGGCAAATGGAAAACCGCTACAAAACAATGTGGGCAGGTGAGTACGAGTTTGGTTTTGCTGTAGATTGGATGCGTAAAGATTTAGGCATTGCCCTTGATGAAGCTAAAAATAATGGTGCAACGCTGCCAATGACTGCAACGGTCGATCAATACTACGCCGATGTACAGGCTCTTGGCGGCGGCAGATACGATACCTCAAGTTTACTAGCGCGTATTGAAGCACTGCATAAAAAGTAA
- a CDS encoding glutathione peroxidase — MDSIYQFNAPLCNNDDFSLSQLKGKTVLIVNTASKCHFSAQLCALEKLYQQYKNDGFTILAFPCNQFDKNEPLEGMAIKDYYQKHFSINFEVFNKVMVNGPDTHPLFSYLKSHTRGIAQNRAIKWNFTKFLVNAQGQLVARYAPRTKPESLHNVITSCLESVPVIKPTTARLGVRSAALK, encoded by the coding sequence ATGGATAGTATTTATCAATTTAACGCACCACTTTGTAATAACGATGATTTTTCTTTGAGTCAGCTAAAAGGAAAAACGGTTCTTATTGTTAATACCGCCAGTAAATGTCATTTTTCTGCGCAATTATGCGCGCTAGAAAAGCTATATCAACAATACAAAAACGATGGGTTTACTATTTTAGCCTTTCCGTGTAATCAATTTGATAAAAATGAGCCATTAGAGGGAATGGCCATTAAAGACTATTATCAAAAACATTTTTCAATTAATTTTGAGGTGTTTAATAAGGTCATGGTAAATGGCCCAGATACGCATCCACTGTTTAGTTATTTAAAGTCTCATACACGAGGTATTGCACAAAACCGAGCAATAAAATGGAACTTCACTAAGTTTTTAGTTAATGCACAAGGGCAGCTGGTTGCTCGCTATGCACCGCGAACTAAACCGGAGTCATTACATAATGTAATAACAAGCTGCTTAGAATCAGTGCCCGTTATAAAACCGACGACCGCTCGTTTAGGAGTCCGTTCGGCTGCATTAAAATAA